A genomic segment from Alkalilimnicola ehrlichii MLHE-1 encodes:
- a CDS encoding glutamine amidotransferase, with protein sequence MDDNLDKPLIILKAGSTFPALAEDEGNFEDWIRHGLGELELPVRVVDPRAQAGLPEPTRLAGVIITGSHGMVTEGEPWLPTAEQWLRALVAGEVPVLGICYGHQLLARAMGGAVDYRERGIEIGTATVHRTEPARADPLFRTLPQAFPAQVVHRQFVRHLPRGAVVLARSGVEPHHAFRIGARAWGVQFHPEFSPEVMRRYIEFVTPQLQMEDQDPDRLLHEVRATPAASRLLPRFGALAAAWALCGERRQANPAASA encoded by the coding sequence ATGGACGATAACCTCGACAAGCCGTTGATTATTCTCAAAGCCGGCTCCACCTTTCCGGCATTGGCGGAGGACGAGGGGAATTTCGAGGACTGGATCCGCCACGGTCTCGGTGAGTTGGAGCTGCCGGTGCGGGTGGTGGACCCGAGGGCGCAGGCCGGCCTGCCGGAGCCCACCCGACTGGCGGGGGTGATCATCACCGGGTCCCACGGCATGGTGACCGAGGGTGAGCCCTGGTTGCCCACTGCCGAGCAGTGGTTGCGCGCGCTGGTGGCGGGGGAGGTCCCGGTATTGGGGATCTGCTACGGCCACCAACTCCTGGCCCGGGCGATGGGCGGCGCCGTCGACTACCGGGAGCGTGGCATTGAGATCGGGACGGCGACGGTGCACCGCACCGAACCGGCGCGGGCCGATCCGTTGTTCCGAACGCTGCCGCAGGCCTTTCCAGCACAGGTGGTCCATCGCCAGTTTGTCCGGCATCTGCCCCGTGGTGCGGTCGTGCTCGCCCGCAGCGGTGTGGAACCGCATCACGCCTTTCGCATCGGGGCACGGGCCTGGGGGGTGCAGTTCCATCCGGAGTTCTCGCCCGAGGTGATGCGGCGCTACATCGAATTCGTCACCCCTCAGTTGCAGATGGAGGATCAGGACCCTGACCGCCTGCTCCATGAGGTCCGGGCCACCCCGGCTGCCAGCCGGTTATTGCCCCGGTTCGGGGCGCTGGCTGCGGCGTGGGCGCTGTGCGGGGAGCGCCGGCAGGCCAACCCCGCCGCCTCGGCGTGA
- a CDS encoding Smr/MutS family protein — protein MAKIKIDLHDCFNDGRRIDRALHDAIDQACRKGIRQVEIIHGRGSGQLKKRVLKFLEQPEIKARYHRVEKDTKNPGRLFVHFRH, from the coding sequence ATGGCGAAGATTAAGATCGACCTGCACGACTGCTTCAACGACGGGCGCCGCATCGACCGGGCCCTGCACGACGCCATTGACCAGGCCTGCCGCAAAGGGATCAGGCAGGTGGAGATCATCCATGGCCGGGGCAGCGGGCAATTAAAGAAACGGGTGCTCAAATTCCTGGAGCAACCGGAGATCAAGGCCCGCTACCACCGCGTGGAGAAGGACACCAAGAACCCCGGTCGCCTCTTCGTCCATTTCCGGCACTGA